One Rhodococcus sp. P1Y DNA window includes the following coding sequences:
- a CDS encoding HNH endonuclease signature motif containing protein — MGTSGDHQGAHSLSDREIECRLVELHVSDAGRAAERYSLLTEADRRGIGKAHGYSSVAHWYSKNTRCTEGSVQHLVDLGAWLREHPTVADALSASDIHAGHTRALHDAYCTIAVADPAQDEGTLRIHLATLLEVALHTTPGGVTHRARALVARAVADAQARHDDEQRRRAEEERLREEQRLQEEEQLRRERAASGGTPVPDDESESDSAGGAGVVPAALAGPRSGPGLGTGPGPMSGLGSGSGSGLGPRPVSAAENPALNTLKIFELADGRWRIEGNLDVFTIGKMRTALDPLTRPQPEADGTHDQRSSAKRAADGLGVIVDYHLYRRPGPGSGSSARVNLVVRLEDLATTGCPHPSNRAAGEHGWPLDLEWAGPVSESLAELITCDADLGVVVVDCAGVPLAMGTEVRLATDEQRIAVKIRDRCCVMCGRPASWCQVHHIVYARDGGPTDLNNLALVCGRCHRLVHYDGWQLLMGQDGHPYAIPPAVTDPYRTPIPSYHRRRKPHT, encoded by the coding sequence ATGGGGACATCGGGGGATCACCAGGGCGCGCATTCGCTCTCCGACAGGGAGATCGAGTGCAGACTGGTGGAGCTTCATGTCTCCGACGCTGGCCGCGCCGCCGAGCGATACAGTCTGCTCACCGAAGCGGACCGCCGTGGGATCGGCAAAGCCCACGGGTACTCCTCTGTTGCGCACTGGTACTCGAAGAACACTCGTTGCACCGAAGGTTCGGTTCAGCATCTCGTGGACCTCGGGGCGTGGCTGCGAGAGCACCCCACCGTCGCCGACGCCCTCTCTGCCAGCGACATCCACGCCGGCCACACCAGAGCTCTCCACGACGCATACTGCACCATCGCCGTCGCCGATCCAGCTCAGGACGAGGGCACTCTGCGCATCCACCTGGCCACATTGCTCGAGGTGGCACTGCACACCACGCCAGGCGGTGTCACTCACCGCGCTCGCGCGCTCGTCGCCCGAGCAGTTGCCGACGCGCAAGCCCGCCACGACGACGAACAACGCCGGCGGGCCGAGGAAGAACGGCTGCGCGAGGAACAACGGCTGCAGGAGGAGGAGCAGCTGCGTCGTGAACGGGCCGCCTCAGGTGGGACGCCGGTGCCCGACGATGAATCCGAATCCGATTCTGCGGGAGGGGCCGGAGTCGTGCCCGCCGCGTTGGCAGGCCCACGGTCAGGTCCGGGGCTTGGGACAGGGCCGGGGCCTATGTCGGGGCTGGGGTCGGGGTCAGGGTCAGGGCTGGGGCCACGGCCGGTGTCGGCGGCGGAGAACCCGGCGTTGAACACGCTGAAGATCTTCGAGCTGGCGGATGGGCGGTGGCGCATCGAAGGCAACCTCGATGTCTTCACCATCGGGAAGATGCGCACAGCGCTGGACCCGCTCACCCGACCGCAGCCCGAAGCCGACGGCACACACGATCAGAGATCATCTGCCAAACGCGCGGCCGACGGGCTCGGAGTCATCGTCGATTACCACCTGTACCGCAGGCCGGGGCCCGGGAGTGGTTCGAGCGCGCGGGTCAATCTCGTCGTCCGACTCGAAGATCTGGCTACGACGGGCTGCCCACATCCGAGCAATCGGGCTGCGGGGGAGCATGGGTGGCCGTTGGATCTCGAGTGGGCCGGACCGGTCAGTGAGTCCTTGGCGGAGTTGATCACCTGCGATGCCGATCTGGGTGTGGTGGTCGTCGACTGTGCAGGAGTGCCGTTGGCGATGGGCACCGAGGTACGTCTGGCTACGGACGAGCAGCGGATCGCGGTGAAGATCCGCGACCGGTGCTGCGTGATGTGTGGACGGCCCGCCAGTTGGTGCCAGGTCCACCACATCGTCTACGCCCGTGATGGTGGCCCGACCGATCTGAACAACCTCGCGCTCGTCTGCGGGCGGTGCCACCGGTTGGTGCATTACGACGGTTGGCAGCTGCTGATGGGTCAGGACGGTCACCCGTATGCGATACCGCCGGCAGTGACCGACCCGTACCGGACACCGATTCCCAGCTACCACCGACGACGAAAACCCCACACCTAA